CAATCAcgagtattaatattaaatcatttattcatttctaaattacaaacgaacgaacgaacgaacaaaCGAATTCGTTCGCTTTGGAGTCATTTTCagcgtaaaaaattaaaaaaattaaaaaattctagccGTCATTAGTCACTGAAAACGGGAAGCAGttaagaaaaaagtgtttcaatacgtagtaatcagtttattgcaACACTTTATCAGTTCCTTCTCTCAAGGGACGTGCTTCTCAACACACTcgaaagttttttaaaaattttatcgatacTCTCCACGCTACCTATTGTGTGTGCGCCTGTAAAGCGAAATACTATGATTAATTCTCTCGAATTTCCGGAAAAGATAATCGAATCAAGTAATAATTGAATACCACTGATGCAGCGAATCGTTGCGCCTCAGTTGTATTTCATTACATTACGTAATCGCGTTCCCCTGCGATCTTCCGCAGCGTCCACCGAGTCGTCGAAGACCGCGCTGCAAACCATGACGTCCGTGACAGGCGCTTTGGTGCCGGACGCAGCTCTGGTTACCACGCTGCACTATTACCCTCAAGCGCCGGCGCTGGTGCAAATCAGCCAGGCCGAGCCTACAACTACGCACTGCAGGTCACAGGTAGGTAACATCACCTTTCACCAGGTTTAAACAGCGTACGCGCGCCTATACCGAAGCGCGGTATGCAGCGCACAACGCGAATTATTGcgcgaccgaccgaccgaccgaccggcaGGCCGGCCGGTGCAATATCTATGCAGATAGCGATGCAAATCGGGTTTGCCCATGATTAATACAATGTGCCACAACGTTTCCACATTATGCGAATGGCTGGACCGCGCCCGGAGTTTGACGTAATTACCGCTGCACTCCACCGCACCCGCCTCCCCTCTCCCGTTTCCGCCCAAAGGTCTTTCTCTTTTAGTTTTCCTCGCGTGAAACAAATCTAACGATATCTGTGCTCGACATCGAAGCAACAaaatcttcaatttaaaaaaaattagagaacCCTGTCGCctattagagaaaaaaaagtgttcTTGACGCGTCCTTCTactattttctataatttttatgtgcGACGAGTTAGAGAGgactttgataataataaaaaaatgagagaaataTTCCTTAATAGACTCCGAAAATTTGTTAAGTATGTATAAGAACGAAATTTTCGCGAAGGCCACCTCGCCGGTCTTGTGTCTGACACCACCCCCGGAAATACCAGCGGCGATTCATACGATCGAACCATCGTCATTCGGGGTTCAGGATGCTTCGAATCAAACCGACGCGCCCGAGGATACCGAGGAGAAGCAGGAGACTCTCGTGAAGCAGGAGCAAAATCTAAGCCCGTGCCAGGTCGTGTCCCAATCCACGGGGACGAATCTACCCGCCGCCGCGAATTTCGAGATCGTGCCATCGCCGACGGAGAGGATCTGCAATGTCGTTAGAATCACGACAACTACGACTACGGTAAATCCGACCGTGTGTGGCATCGTGACCAAAGTGGACAAGGCGGAAAATACGATCATCAACATGGCCGACTGCGCCAAGTATTCGGCGAAAGACGGAAGAAGTCTCGCGAAAGCGACTGCGCAGGACTCCTCGCGTGTCGACGAGGAGGTTTGTAAGGACGAAAAGATGACGCCTATCTGCAGCAGGGGCGGCAGGTTCGGTGCTAGGATCATCGAGATCACCGAAGAGAACTGTGATAGCTTCCACGAGAACCTGGAGTTCTTCGCAAGGAGAAGAGACGTCAGCGCGGATCAGCATGATCATCGAGATGAGTACTCTAAGGACGAGGAGAACGTTGCACAAAAGCCTATCAGTCATGAAAAGGAGGTGAGctttcgattatttaaaattttctatataccccatatacgatttttttcttgtatCCTGTTTCATTCTGGTGTATAACATCTAGAATTGTCCTACTTTTCAGATCGAATCGAAGATCAACGACGCTTCGAAGAACATCGAAGTTCATCAAACGTGTCTTAAAACATCGGAACCGCCGCCAATCGTCAACGAAGCAAAGTCGGACGTAGTCGATTCAACGGACTCGTCGAGAATCAATTGCGAGAGTTGCGACAAGGAGCGAAATATCTCGAGCAGCGAAGCCCGACCTCAGATCACGGTTAAGTCTTTCGACATGCCTAATATCGATTGCGACGATCAAGAGGTGCAACAAGTAGCTATCAAGCAAGAAGCCGATGACAGCAGCTGCTACGAGGTATGCTACGAATCGTCTCAGTGCGAGCCAACGTCCACTAGCGAAAGGTGCAGATCGACGCAGGATACGACGAAAAGACACTCCGTGGAGAAGCCCCACCATCCGGGTATCGAGAACGTGGTGGAGAAGCTGAAGAAAAATGCGGCGGCTCTGCAAGAAGCCGCGCTACCTAGCGTTCAAAAAATCGAAGAATCCGCGGAAAGGTCGAACGTGGAGAACGTCAAGCCGCGCGTCAGGTACTCCGAGACGATACCGAAGAAGTTGCATTTTTTAAGATCATGCCAGAGCTCCCTGGAGAGTGGCGCGATCGATACCGAGATCTCTTCCTCGCAAACCGCGATGTCGGAGCAGCAGCTTAAAGATCAATCGGGACGGCATTCGCCTCAAAACGACAGACATATGGCCAGTAGCGAGTGCCTGCTTAACGAGAACAATAACGACAGCAGGAGTAACAACAATAATATCAAGGTGCTCGAGGATAAAACATTGTTGGCGAAGAACGAAAAGAACGTCTCCCATGATATTACGGCTTACATCAAGCCCAAGACTGTCTGGCGCTGCGAGGTGCAACCATTCGAAAAGTCTAACGTAACTCGTAAACCGGATCAACACGTCGAAGACACGTCTACGGAGACAAAGTCAAGATTACAGAAACAAAAACCAACCATTGATGTGAGCGGTCTCGAATTATTGTCAAACAGCATCGAACAGTTGGAACAACGAGTCGGCCAGCCGGAGCATCTGCAACTGGACACGGACGTCGAGAAGTCACCCGTTAGAAGCAAACTCGTAAGTCAGCAAAGTGAGAGTAATAATAACAACGTCGGTAGTCCTCTCGGCTTACTCTGTGCACTAGCCGAACAGATTATGGAGGTGGGCGACAAGGTCCCCCGGAAATTGAATCTTGAAAGTTCGGAGGAAATCTCGCACGCTGGTCGGTTACTGTTGAACCTGGGCAGAAGCAGCTCTCTCGACCAAGATGAGAGCAAAAGAAAGTACGTTGAGATCGATGACCATCGCTCCAAACGATTCAAGCTCCATGATCGCGAGGAGGAAGCTAAGAGCGCGTCGTTGAATTATCGCGAGGAAGATATTAAAGAACAGACGATGGAAATTAATGAAGGAAAACAGGATGCTCTGCAATCGAAAGAGAGCATCGAGGATATCGATAATTTCTGTAAGGAGGAAATCAATAAGATCGCCGATGAAAAAACTATTGGCTTGGAAGAACAATCTCTCAATAGTAGAGAAGATGATGAAGATTGTTACGCCAATGAAAAAGCTGTTAAAACCCTTCAAGTTCTCTCGAAtgaaatatctaataatttaccAAATAACGATAAGATCGTGAAAGAGGACAACCTGTCGGATTCGGAGGGCGAAATGTTCGAGTCAAAAGTCCTATCTGAGCAGTCAACGAGTTGCGAAATTAGAAATAACAAGCGTAAAATGTCCGTCGAAGAGAGAGACGGCCACGACTACAAAAACGCGCGAACAAAGTTGGAGGCGAAGAAGTTCATAGCCAGGAAAGGAAATCGCGATAACGAGGACGACTGGCCGAGCATGGACGCCGCAGAACTTGATATGAGAGTCAGGATGGCTGACATTCAAAGACAATACAGAGAGAAACAGAAGGAGCTTTCCAAGTTGATTCCTAAGAAGGATGACAAGAAAAACTCTGGTAGACCGCGGAAAAAGAGTCATTCTTCCACTAGGTAAGTGTGAATCGAAATATGTAATGAATTCATTTTATGTAATATGGAGAACtcgatatttaatatatacatgatttattttgagataataaatataaataaaaaaagaattaaaaaaggtCATAAAAACGAGCTTGATTAAGATGTGAATTAAACCAACTATTTGTTGATGCATACAATCAAAATAATGCGGTATGTTTCGATTTAGTTATAATCAGCCGCTGACAGACCGAAAAGTAAATACACGTATTTAATTACTAAAGAGTAATAAACCATTGGAAAAGATAGTcacaaagaaaaaagagaaaagccacaataaaaaaagtaggataaataatttaaatatatgtaaataacaatgcaaatgtgaattaaaattgaaacaatgtaaaaattgctTTTCTCGGTAAGTCAGTTACAATTAAATGATGTCGATAAATTCAAAAACGAGAAAAAGTGAAGTCAGAAAGATAAAACTTCGAAACGAAAACTTGTCGCAAAATTTGCCGTCCAAATATTGCAATTCGTGCCcgattaatttacatttgacataaaactgtaaatagattcttatttttgtttactcgcTGTACTTTCAACGCTCAAACACGACATCACGTACTGGCTGTCGAGaatcaaaacaaaacaaaaattgttcGACTGACATTCGACAGTCTCATTTGCTCTTTGTACGAAAAGCAAGAAGTTTGCCAAACGCATTGGACGTATACGTTTCAATAATCTATTTGGCTAAAGTAAGTCACGCTTTTCAATCTTTATCATCTTGACCCtacataattattcaattattaaccctttttaatattattccttTTAATGTTGTTTATTAATCCGTTTAATAATCATATACATTTAATGCTACGTCAATTTTAAATGTATCGGACACAAATTGTagaattttaactttaacaaattttctGACGCCGTTCAAAGTTTTAACTttctaattccattttttttacctttgaaCGAAAAATCAGAGTGACGACacatattagttttaatttttaatttactgacTTTATTTAATCATAACCGACTTATCATGAAAAGCGCTTTTTCACTTTGTCTCAATTTTAATACACATGACATTTTcgtcattatttatattcatattacttgtgtattttttatttttttggattttctccttcttttttttgGTTATCTTTTTTAAcggtttattatttttgagtaatcaaatacatgtatttatttttgtattcattttatctCAACGGCTGATGAGTCGAAACAAAAcacattattttgattatacaGACCAATAAATTGTTGGTTTAACTCACATTTTAATCAAGCTCGGTTTTTGACCTTCCTTAATTCTTCTCTGCTTAGCTAATTTTCGAGTCTAATTTGATCTTTAATAGACGTAAgatatcaattattttcttgTCAAATTTGATAGAAAGATATAAGTTAAATTTGATAGAAAGATAAGTTTCTTCGTCTTTAAGAATCcattaagttaataaattttacatacagaTTTTATATTGCAACCCAGATAATACGATTATTAACGATTTCTTCAGCTCCGATCACGGAACGATGTCATCGCCACTCGGACTAGATCATATGACCTCCCCGCAAAAGTCACCCTCGAGATCACCAGAGCCTGGCGCATCCTCGCCGTTAGCTTCAGCTGTTCTAACCATGCCGAAGTGCAACGTGAATCTCGTGAAAATCGGCGAGACCAGAAGCCATATAAAACTTTTGGATAACATTCCCAGTATTCCGATATCAGGATCGCCTGTGACATTGACGATGCCGGTGTTACCTTGTCCCAGCAATGAAGCACCGGAGGATGATGATAAGAGCACGGGAACGGTACGTAGATTCATGTCTTTCCAGatcattgtatttattaacgtattaattttcttacttattcatttatttattgctgTTCAAATCTTATTAACAATGTAACGTAAAAAGCATGGCGAGTCTAGAAATTTGACAAATTccctatttatttttattttttagctgGCCTATGACACGTCATCACCAGCACCGACTGTCGCAAGCTCGACTTCTGCTTCCAAAAAGAGAAAAGTGGGACGACCGCGGAAGCTCACTTGCACCTCGGGCAGCGCCAGACACTTGACGGAGACAATTGTCGCTAAGAAACCCAAGAGCAAGAGTTCTCTAGTGGGTTACGTATTGTCCTCAAAGAACAGACATCTACAGACGAAGGTAACTCGTTAAGAttcatctttttaaaatttctaaacatGCGTCATATATTATGGATTTTACTAAAATGCCGTTTTCGTTTTCAGCAATGCATAAATAGTAAAACTAGCTATACTCCGTTGCCATTTAAATCGGGAGTCTCTTCCCCGAAGCCACAACAAGCCAAGATGCAAAAAGTTGCGAAAATGAAGACAAAGCCGGCAAAGCAAACTCCGCTGCACAACAAAAATGTAATCAGCTCGATTATTGCCGAGAAAGCCAAGCTAAGTCAAGAGGTGAAGCTTGAGAAGCATAGCAGTAAAATAAAACCGAAGCTTAAAGCGGAGGTAAAGGTGAAAAATTGGGAAGATGACGAGAACGATACGGTACAATCCGAAAACATTGTCCCGGAGAGTAAGGAAGAACCCATAGTTGAAAAACCTGAGAAGGTAATAAAACCATTCCTACACTTTtcacaaatttcataaaaaaaaaaaaaccatacaacgttttttaatcgtaaaattttatctatgtatCAGGAGACGTCGATAGAATCTGCGGAGCAATCGGAAAAGGAGCCGGAAAAGCCGCGACATGAGaaatcgaagaagaagaagcggaAATCGCAATCGCCGAATCATGACAGGAAGGAGTCCAAGAGGCGCAAGTCCCTGGAATGCAAGCAGTGCGCCAAGGCAGCCGCTGCGAGAACATCCGACAGCATTGTCAACCGCTGCAAGTTGACGCCCGCTCATCTGGCCATCGATCAGCTGCGAGTTCTCATGGCGATAGGCGGTCTCTTTTACGCGGGCAAACTGAGCGCCGTGCAGGCGCCTGATGTTTACGCCATCACGCTGGATGGCGAGCGTGGAAATAGACCGCATATTCATTCCCGAGAAGAGATCCTGAAAGACGCGGTAATAGGTCTAAGGCTCGACTTGACACTCGGAGCCAATTCTTTCAATCGACATCGACTTACTGTAACTCGTTGCCTTATAACGAAGATTAGATTACGATCCAAACGAAATAAACACCAGGTGCAGATTCAaatccaaatttaataaatataagacTGATTCTCGTGTTCATCAATAACCTGGCCAATTATGCATATCGTTACataaaagaatcaattttgGTACACAaaactcgtaaaaaaaaaacgttatacgGCAACGAGTTAACACGTATGCACAtgcaaattgaattatttaaagaaacacgaatgaatttaaaaatgttaatattactaaatacaAAAGGCTTATTAGTTAGTATTATAAATCAGATTATAACGAATGATTCTCACTTTTCAGCAGTTATTAACGCTCATTATCATTAACATAACAGAAAAATTagcaaagaaataattaattcttttaaaagagagagaaagaaaaaatataaaaaacgtataataaaataccgcaagagtaaaaatatttgatcatgTAGATCGTGGAAGTGTGTCCGACTTCGACGAAAGAATTACCACCCGGTACGAGACTATGCGCGTATTGGAGCCAACAGTACAGGTGTTTGTACCCAGGAACTTCCGTAAAACCTATGGTGCCTGATCCGCAGCACGACGAGAAATTCGTCACTGTGGAATTCGATGATGGGGACAGCGGTTTAATCGTCTTGGAAGACATCAGACTTTTGCAGCCTAATTATCCTGTCGTAGGCACGTGTCTCACGTATTTTTCTACGTTACTTAAACCAGGATTTCGTCCTGTTATACAAGTAAAATCGAGCTTAtctctcattttaatttttatttacagtgTACGATCCGAATCCTCTACTCTCACTGGGCAAACGACGACGGCAAACATCTTCAGAAGACAAGCGTTCCACGAGCAATCCGAGCGCTTCGTCAACTGGTCAGAACGTTCCATCGGCATCTCGAAGTGTGGCAGCTGGCAACAACAGCTTCGCCACGGGTACTTACGTCTCTAACGTAGAATTGGCGAACGTCAACGAAGGCGCCGACGCGGAGACCGAAACAAATGTCGAAACGAGTAGTACGAGCGGTACGGAGTACCGCAAAAAGAAGCacatgaagaaaataaaaaagaaccgAAAGCTACTCGAGGCTCAAGAAGGCAAAAAGAAGCACAGGAAACACAGGTCCTGCAAGGAGCATCGAAAACACAAGCACAGAAAACATCGAAAGCACAAACACAGGCATCACGGAAGTATTAGTGACGCAAATGGCAGCACAAGGTACGTATATATCATAACCTGTTGGCTTTACATCCAACTTGTACATTACATCGCAAACTATATCGAAGATGAAGAAAGTTTCATTTAGAGCGTTTTACGCGTATGAATAATACAAACGGAAAGTATAAACCGATATTTaagttcattttattattataatttcttgcGTGAATACGAGATCATATTATCATTACAAATtgtgaattaattttactttcatcggaggttttctatctttatcaagaaatataaaatatttttttagcaatCGAGAGAACAGCTGGGAGCAACAGAATGAGGAAGAAGCAAATACAGATTTACCGAACACAAGTGCTTCCACTATCGAGGAGCTGAGATTGTCGGAAGAAGAGGACGAAACT
The Solenopsis invicta isolate M01_SB chromosome 16, UNIL_Sinv_3.0, whole genome shotgun sequence genome window above contains:
- the LOC105204830 gene encoding uncharacterized protein LOC105204830 isoform X3, encoding MLVPPVAQSGTGDRPVGDTVARAQQTTGPAAATTTLWPLAPAQPNQVPNQQSQGIPPLAATPAPAHNQGANRYGLYSLFPGGGGGSYVAATPATPEQPMPARAYHATHKERTISESVFSAAVGVGVGGYTWGAPTPPPGSPYSPVPVTQLELLAKNLANLAPAAATSQQALSLQGVGVNVAGSLHHAQHTQHTQHTLNLTGIHHLHHGGLHQNTFSPQLSLVTGAPTLTINNFSSPNSSHGIAPTTGVLLQEYQPPIGATAAATGCTVTVNGSSCLTNTSSTASGMMVHGGIGGGGNQAIGNQIAVHATKKREAFLSSQGQPVKLENKSTRTSCLCRNSNGKTKVVHSDVGCSRTLPVVSSWNGQDSNAGANNSGASLTVKREPLASVPCQVAEVSTSLHATTTSVKIEPVPHKSENGIAVSNAGAGGIPVGIAVARQRLQHQETSTSMRNVSLSHHTSHHATSYHHFQPDSLGSSTAMAVGGTTLVHCGPGGEDRAAHLAAIPSGALAPSLSLNSSLNSSLNSTLGSIGGGPAAAADTAAAAWPPTLWQYPATAAAAMPTEPVGFPQMGSGLQGGLQLVRDPTTGHILLIHAAEQMQQALVWPNYSNHNSNVAPPPLLLPPPPPSIQLLGDIGGARLVLTENKRKQQSALPIVKIETECSNSPTTIITSTESSKTALQTMTSVTGALVPDAALVTTLHYYPQAPALVQISQAEPTTTHCRSQDASNQTDAPEDTEEKQETLVKQEQNLSPCQVVSQSTGTNLPAAANFEIVPSPTERICNVVRITTTTTTVNPTVCGIVTKVDKAENTIINMADCAKYSAKDGRSLAKATAQDSSRVDEEVCKDEKMTPICSRGGRFGARIIEITEENCDSFHENLEFFARRRDVSADQHDHRDEYSKDEENVAQKPISHEKEIESKINDASKNIEVHQTCLKTSEPPPIVNEAKSDVVDSTDSSRINCESCDKERNISSSEARPQITVKSFDMPNIDCDDQEVQQVAIKQEADDSSCYEVCYESSQCEPTSTSERCRSTQDTTKRHSVEKPHHPGIENVVEKLKKNAAALQEAALPSVQKIEESAERSNVENVKPRVRYSETIPKKLHFLRSCQSSLESGAIDTEISSSQTAMSEQQLKDQSGRHSPQNDRHMASSECLLNENNNDSRSNNNNIKVLEDKTLLAKNEKNVSHDITAYIKPKTVWRCEVQPFEKSNVTRKPDQHVEDTSTETKSRLQKQKPTIDVSGLELLSNSIEQLEQRVGQPEHLQLDTDVEKSPVRSKLVSQQSESNNNNVGSPLGLLCALAEQIMEVGDKVPRKLNLESSEEISHAGRLLLNLGRSSSLDQDESKRKYVEIDDHRSKRFKLHDREEEAKSASLNYREEDIKEQTMEINEGKQDALQSKESIEDIDNFCKEEINKIADEKTIGLEEQSLNSREDDEDCYANEKAVKTLQVLSNEISNNLPNNDKIVKEDNLSDSEGEMFESKVLSEQSTSCEIRNNKRKMSVEERDGHDYKNARTKLEAKKFIARKGNRDNEDDWPSMDAAELDMRVRMADIQRQYREKQKELSKLIPKKDDKKNSGRPRKKSHSSTSSDHGTMSSPLGLDHMTSPQKSPSRSPEPGASSPLASAVLTMPKCNVNLVKIGETRSHIKLLDNIPSIPISGSPVTLTMPVLPCPSNEAPEDDDKSTGTLAYDTSSPAPTVASSTSASKKRKVGRPRKLTCTSGSARHLTETIVAKKPKSKSSLVGYVLSSKNRHLQTKQCINSKTSYTPLPFKSGVSSPKPQQAKMQKVAKMKTKPAKQTPLHNKNVISSIIAEKAKLSQEVKLEKHSSKIKPKLKAEVKVKNWEDDENDTVQSENIVPESKEEPIVEKPEKETSIESAEQSEKEPEKPRHEKSKKKKRKSQSPNHDRKESKRRKSLECKQCAKAAAARTSDSIVNRCKLTPAHLAIDQLRVLMAIGGLFYAGKLSAVQAPDVYAITLDGERGNRPHIHSREEILKDAIVEVCPTSTKELPPGTRLCAYWSQQYRCLYPGTSVKPMVPDPQHDEKFVTVEFDDGDSGLIVLEDIRLLQPNYPVVVYDPNPLLSLGKRRRQTSSEDKRSTSNPSASSTGQNVPSASRSVAAGNNSFATGTYVSNVELANVNEGADAETETNVETSSTSGTEYRKKKHMKKIKKNRKLLEAQEGKKKHRKHRSCKEHRKHKHRKHRKHKHRHHGSISDANGSTSNRENSWEQQNEEEANTDLPNTSASTIEELRLSEEEDETEESVTVEKTNEAQVELEEPPKPKDDDVQMTSESSEQQTEPEEEEPSEPIQQTIQEESEEPSELDQACDETQPESEEFSENVQTNDEEPPEESPESVEKKVKIQKTSRASTNRASVNRTSAVRGSTSRASANRVSTNRTTANRALTRHAATAQATTSQASTSSGPASRVSKNRASNQTTTQPNPPSSPVETPSPIARMLPNKRHWKWASTSRVSGGNQYFTAIRRGRETINIGDSVLFYSYRKPHEKPYIGKIVSLWLNQKLEMRVRSQWFYRPEELQPPCSLNPSGGLFESKHSDSNDVQTISHKVMVLPLEDYNKTLQSSHRYQKGYEDNDPYYYYAGFYTHPTVTYAPGVTAVLNE
- the LOC105204830 gene encoding uncharacterized protein LOC105204830 isoform X9 codes for the protein MRNVSLSHHTSHHATSYHHFQPDSLGSSTAMAVGGTTLVHCGPGGEDRAAHLAAIPSGALAPSLSLNSSLNSSLNSTLGSIGGGPAAAADTAAAAWPPTLWQYPATAAAAMPTEPVGFPQMGSGLQGGLQLVRDPTTGHILLIHAAEQMQQALVWPNYSNHNSNVAPPPLLLPPPPPSIQLLGDIGGARLVLTENKRKQQSALPIVKIETECSNSPTTIITSTESSKTALQTMTSVTGALVPDAALVTTLHYYPQAPALVQISQAEPTTTHCRSQATSPVLCLTPPPEIPAAIHTIEPSSFGVQDASNQTDAPEDTEEKQETLVKQEQNLSPCQVVSQSTGTNLPAAANFEIVPSPTERICNVVRITTTTTTVNPTVCGIVTKVDKAENTIINMADCAKYSAKDGRSLAKATAQDSSRVDEEVCKDEKMTPICSRGGRFGARIIEITEENCDSFHENLEFFARRRDVSADQHDHRDEYSKDEENVAQKPISHEKEIESKINDASKNIEVHQTCLKTSEPPPIVNEAKSDVVDSTDSSRINCESCDKERNISSSEARPQITVKSFDMPNIDCDDQEVQQVAIKQEADDSSCYEVCYESSQCEPTSTSERCRSTQDTTKRHSVEKPHHPGIENVVEKLKKNAAALQEAALPSVQKIEESAERSNVENVKPRVRYSETIPKKLHFLRSCQSSLESGAIDTEISSSQTAMSEQQLKDQSGRHSPQNDRHMASSECLLNENNNDSRSNNNNIKVLEDKTLLAKNEKNVSHDITAYIKPKTVWRCEVQPFEKSNVTRKPDQHVEDTSTETKSRLQKQKPTIDVSGLELLSNSIEQLEQRVGQPEHLQLDTDVEKSPVRSKLVSQQSESNNNNVGSPLGLLCALAEQIMEVGDKVPRKLNLESSEEISHAGRLLLNLGRSSSLDQDESKRKYVEIDDHRSKRFKLHDREEEAKSASLNYREEDIKEQTMEINEGKQDALQSKESIEDIDNFCKEEINKIADEKTIGLEEQSLNSREDDEDCYANEKAVKTLQVLSNEISNNLPNNDKIVKEDNLSDSEGEMFESKVLSEQSTSCEIRNNKRKMSVEERDGHDYKNARTKLEAKKFIARKGNRDNEDDWPSMDAAELDMRVRMADIQRQYREKQKELSKLIPKKDDKKNSGRPRKKSHSSTSSDHGTMSSPLGLDHMTSPQKSPSRSPEPGASSPLASAVLTMPKCNVNLVKIGETRSHIKLLDNIPSIPISGSPVTLTMPVLPCPSNEAPEDDDKSTGTLAYDTSSPAPTVASSTSASKKRKVGRPRKLTCTSGSARHLTETIVAKKPKSKSSLVGYVLSSKNRHLQTKQCINSKTSYTPLPFKSGVSSPKPQQAKMQKVAKMKTKPAKQTPLHNKNVISSIIAEKAKLSQEVKLEKHSSKIKPKLKAEVKVKNWEDDENDTVQSENIVPESKEEPIVEKPEKETSIESAEQSEKEPEKPRHEKSKKKKRKSQSPNHDRKESKRRKSLECKQCAKAAAARTSDSIVNRCKLTPAHLAIDQLRVLMAIGGLFYAGKLSAVQAPDVYAITLDGERGNRPHIHSREEILKDAIVEVCPTSTKELPPGTRLCAYWSQQYRCLYPGTSVKPMVPDPQHDEKFVTVEFDDGDSGLIVLEDIRLLQPNYPVVVYDPNPLLSLGKRRRQTSSEDKRSTSNPSASSTGQNVPSASRSVAAGNNSFATGTYVSNVELANVNEGADAETETNVETSSTSGTEYRKKKHMKKIKKNRKLLEAQEGKKKHRKHRSCKEHRKHKHRKHRKHKHRHHGSISDANGSTSNRENSWEQQNEEEANTDLPNTSASTIEELRLSEEEDETEESVTVEKTNEAQVELEEPPKPKDDDVQMTSESSEQQTEPEEEEPSEPIQQTIQEESEEPSELDQACDETQPESEEFSENVQTNDEEPPEESPESVEKKVKIQKTSRASTNRASVNRTSAVRGSTSRASANRVSTNRTTANRALTRHAATAQATTSQASTSSGPASRVSKNRASNQTTTQPNPPSSPVETPSPIARMLPNKRHWKWASTSRVSGGNQYFTAIRRGRETINIGDSVLFYSYRKPHEKPYIGKIVSLWLNQKLEMRVRSQWFYRPEELQPPCSLNPSGGLFESKHSDSNDVQTISHKVMVLPLEDYNKTLQSSHRYQKGYEDNDPYYYYAGFYTHPTVTYAPGVTAVLNE